Genomic segment of Synchiropus splendidus isolate RoL2022-P1 chromosome 4, RoL_Sspl_1.0, whole genome shotgun sequence:
ACTCCTACTCTTCCGTCCAGTATTTTGGCTGGACAGTCCCTGATGCCTGAGGAAATGTAGTAGCCTACCTGCTCCAGACTCACACTTGTCCTCTTCACACCCTGCATCgctcaccacatccatgacccTCATCTTCTCCGTTTACCTGGTACATCTACCTTTTGTCCAACATGTCCACTGACTCCCCTCTTAGTCTGGCCACCACTCACACAGACTCCATTTTGTTGAGCaaatacaacataaataacaaagtgtACAAAGTTATTGGTTTAATATAAATATGCATGCGGCAAATAAACAGCTGTATTCTACAGTAGCGTGATAGTGCAAGGCTTTTGTCCATTGCGCGGTCAATGTAACTCTTTGGCGAACAAAAACCAGTAACCATACTCTTTGCTAGGTTTACTATCGGTAAGTGGCATCGATGCTAAAGGCTAAGCTAATGGCGGCACGTTTTAAAGGCAACCTTTTGGAACGATTCATTTACCTGACATTTCTACTTTCTTTCGACGAGACACCTCCATCAAGCAGCTCGCGAATTTTCTCTGGAGACGTAAGAAAAGACTTTTGTTGCGTGAACAGACTGAAACTATTGCCATGACAATCTCCCAGGGCCGCCATTTTGGTACCAGACGTGCCTGTCCAAGGAAACAAAGGAACGAATAAAGGTTCCGCTATTATTTATGAGCTAAAACCAGGAATAAAAGGCTGAACTCTTCCATGACATTATGTGCATAAAATGTCTTATTTAACTCtcgattattttatttcacatacTTTTCACTGAAAGATTGTCAACACAGATCATGGCTATTGAAAGTGAAGAAACGcgaaaaacacataaatatataatttgttTTGCCTTAAGTagctttttattgtatttatttattttgtgatgacaCACATAATCAATTAGGGCATAAACTCAAGGTTACAAGGTTACAAGGTTTATCTACAGTCACAGCAAATACTGTCTGAGATATATCCACTATTGAattacaacagaaaacaaaacaattgttaAAAAATGGTTATTAGAAAGGAGAATATAATTTACTGTTTCTTTCTGGAGTATATATAAGTACTGTCACCACATCAAGATACTAAGTTGATACGTCCACGGATGCTAACCACGGCAAACTGAAAAAGTAAATACAATTGTGTGCAAtaatcagagagacatgttttaTGACAATGTAGATaatttatttgattatttttttcaactgaagTAACATACTAAAACACAACAATACataggtttttcaaaactatttttattcattttttaatgacaaCACTGCACTGGAAAAGGAAGACGCACagaatgtgaaagaaaaaaatacatttaaataaactctaaaagcTCTAAAACAAATTGAAGGGGTTATGTTTACAATTAAAATAGTGATggataataaacaaaataatgaacaaCTTCTGAAAGGCCTAGTAGGGCAATGTTGATAATGATATTATTtttagaataataaaaaaagtgagACAAAGCACACAGCATTAACAACGACTCATGAACTATGAAGTGAAAacatgacgtgtgtgtgtgtgtgtgtgtgtgtgtgtgtgtgtgtgtgtgtgtgtgtgtgtgtgtgtgtgtgtgtgtgtgtgtgtgtgtgtgtgtgtgtgtgtgtgcgtgcgtgtgcgtgtttaagcatatctttCCGAGCACGGACCAATTTTGGGTAaaacacctacttgtggggcccttttgccgtACCCCAGAAGGTTAaacctgaatttgaggatgaagacttcaaaacaacaaggtcaatattattaggtttaagtttagtCAAGAGCccaggttaaggttagccatgtgttttgggcggttagttttagggtgagaggctggggaaagggttgcgGCAATGAGAAACATGCAAGAGTCCTCATGCGAGACATGTGAAACATGCGAGAGACTCGCACAGAAGACACACAGAATGTGAaagaaaatacttttaaagaaacTGTAAAAGctctaaaacaaatacattgaaGGGTTTATGTTTACAATAAAAATAGCAAGggataataaacaaaatgatgaaCAACTTCTGGAAGGACTagtggggcaaaaaaaaaaaagaaaaaatctggAGAGAAGAGACCGACTCGGTCTACAGGTGTGGCTCTCTGTcctgccatcatcatcatcctcactgtTGAATTCATCATGTCACTGTGGTGTCTTCGCGCGTCTTATCTTCCTTGTCAACAAAGTTGTGTTGAGAAAACAACGACTTTGCCAGATCATTTGGTTAAGTGTGAAACAATTAAGGCACAGGCTGAATGATggtaatttgttgtttttacctTCAGCTGTTCCACTTACAGAAATGATGAATTAATGACAGATTATTATTGGAATTAGTCAACGCCTCCTTCCATGGAACTGTGTGAGTGAGAAtagtcatcatcacattatCAGAGGCGTTTGGGTGACAACCTGTCAAAATATGTGGAAATACGTCAGACTGAACTGGGCGTTAGAGTTACTGCAGCACGAGTTAAATATTCACCTTGAatgcaagaaaaacaaaagaaaatgtgggGCGCACGTGTTTTAACTGATAACTAAACGGATGTTATTGTTGTGGATGGAGCGGCGGGTGTTATGGCGAACTCCCAACCGCCAGGTGGCAGAAGTGCACCGGGGGAATACAACGTCACTTCCGAGTGTAGCAGGAAGCGCAGTGAGAGGGGCTTGTTGACAGTCATGCGGCTGAAGCAGATCGTGCTTCGTGGGCAGTGACGCGAGGTCGGACCGATCGGTGACCGGTGCCACCATGTCGGCAGCGGGAGGTGATGGCGACACGAACCCGCTGACCGTATTCCAGAGGGTCAGTTCCAGGCCCGTGCACGGAGACTCGCCCGCAGGTCTGCCCCACactcccccccaccaccaccatgaCAGCTGTTTGTAAACAACAGTCGCGCTCTCATAACCGTCTCAGTCCAGATTTTAACCGACAAGCCCGCTGCGTGAGATAGAAGCAGCTTCGCCTTGATCCGAGTCGCACTCGTTATTACTCTAAACCGGTTGAGATGAATCTCAGAAGCAGCGTGGAAGGTCTGGGAAACAGCGCCTGAACTCCTGTCACCAGCTCCTGACTTACAAGACAGGCTCCGCTGTCGACATGAGAAGCTTCTTCATCATGctttctgcgtgtgtgtgttcgagGGTCGTCATGGTTCCAGAGGTTTAGTGACTTGCAGTACTTCAACTTACTCCCCACTTCATCCAAAACTGTTTCAAACGGTCCAATAGTGACGTTTGACACCGCTGGAGTATGAAAGTCACATGGTCATGACTGTCGTCgttaataaatacaaataaaagttaattattatataaaaatgaataaataaaaacattcttgTCAGAGGCATAAATGTAAAGATACGAGTCTCACCGAGTCAATAAACAATATATCAACAACAATTTAAAAGTATTGCAATTGTATGTAacgaaaaatgtaaaaacaattcaaaagtactgtaattttatttaaaaacaaattaatgaTTTAAAGGTATTGTCAAAAATATTAGTAACAATTTAAGTATTGTCAGTCTATTTATTAAgaaattaataacaataatagaaaGTTTTAAAGGTActgttatttaatttaatttaaacaacaGTGAacgaaaaatgtaaaaacaatttaaaagcactgtaattttatttaaaaaagtaataatttAATGGTATTgtcaaaaatattaataacaattTAAGTATTGTCAGTTTATTTATTAAgaaattaataacaataatagtaagtttttaaatgtactgttatttaatttaatttaaaaaacaacaatgaacgaaaaatgtgaaaacaattcaaaagcactgtaattttatttaataaaaaagtaataatttAAAGGTATTGTCAAAATATGAATAACAGTTTAAgtattgtcattttatttattaattgtattttatCTAGAAGAAAGTTTTTAATTgcactgttattttattttatttaaaaaaaacaacaatttaaaGTTATTGTAATTGTATTCAATAAAAACTGAATAACAATTTCAAGCTATTGCAATTTTATTAATCCAAATAAGGTGATGACAAATTACTCGCGTTGTGCTCTTGTACTGGCACCAAAATAACAAGATCACTACCGTCTACAACAACATTTTGCTCAGTTTAAATTACAGTACGAGCCGCCATGCGTTTACCCGACTTTCACAAAAGCCtcccaaacacaaaagtgtgttTCTGAAGATGGTCATAACAACAGCAGTCAACCATTTTACATGAAGAGACAGTGGAGGTTTGTCGCCTTCCACAACAAATCAATATTATTCTGATAAATGTGCTCATAAATAACACGAACTGCACTATGTTTTTGCTGCCGCGCTGAGTGGCCCTGCACTAGTAAGTAGCTCGTGGCAGTTCTTCTAAAGGGACTCTATGATAAAGTCTCACATGACTGGAACCTTCTCATTGTATTATCCAAACACCTTATGGGGACCGACGTGTATCATAAAGGGTTTGAACGTCTGACACAGGGCGGACCTTTGAGCTTTGCTGGTCATGAttcaggagcagagagaaggccTGGGTCAGTGTACTcttagaactggagttacatccaggcaACATcaactgctgttttgtgtgtctgctcTACTCTACGTCTTTCCTCAATTAAAAAGACCAGGTCAATTGAACAGTTGTAACGACATCACCGACAAGTGAAAGCGTGTCACATTCAATAAATATCTGAAGGGTGTTGCCGTGGAATCAAACCGGTTAGTTCTAGGTCACCGGCATTTCTCACGCTGGTTACGTTCCAGGACGACACACGACGGTTGGAGTTCgtgtgtgagaaaaaaagatgtttgGTGAACCAGAGACCGCTGAGTTGATGCTCCGACAGCACCCGTTTCTCAATGGACTGAGCGTTTAAATGCCAGACTGTCCCGTCTACAGGCCAAGTAAAATGAATTAACTGACATGCGTTTCAGACTTTGTCATCCTGGAGCTTCTTAACATGGTCTTCTGACAGTCCGCAGCGTCTCGAGATGCTGCGCAGAGCACCATCGTGTCCATCCATTGAGAAGCAGGTGCTGTCGGAGCATCAGCTCGGTGGTCTCCAGTCATACCACATCGGACGAACGGACATAGTAATTATCTCGTACGAACGTGTCATTTTCTGTACGAACGTAATAATTATCTCGtacgaacgtgttttttttcttgtacgaacgtaataattatctcgtacgaacgtgtttttttttaaaggaacacAATAATTATCTCGTACGaacgtgtttctttctgtacgaacgtaataattatctcgtacgaacgtgttttttttcttgtaggaacgtgttttttaaaaaagaaagcaatAATTATCTCAtacgaacgtgttttttttttaaaggaacgCAATAATTATCTCGTACGaacgtgtttctttctgtacgaacgtaataattatctcgtacgaacgtgttttttttcttgtacgaacgtaataattatctcgtacgaacgtgtttttttttttaaaggaacgCAACAATTATCTCGTacgaacgtgtttttttcttgtatgaacataataataatctcatatgaacgtgttttttttctcgtatgaacataataataatctcgtacaacatgtttttttcttgtatgaaCGTAATAATTATCTTGTACGAACgagataatacataaataaaaatgactctGCTAGCTCTGAAGCGGCTCAACAACATGGTAACATTGTGAATATTATTGGCCTCCCTGGTGTTGATCTTCCTTTAAGATATGTTTAGCATTAGGTATGCTCCGATCATGATCGGCAGATTTTAGCGTGATCGCAACAACCGATCAAGTGTGACagagctctgatgaagccccgctggttgtgatgcgtccgctcctccctgctcACTCCGCAGCAgcacgtctgctgtggaggttctttcattctgtcatgtaaagttagcatcctgcagcacatgcacagaacAATGCTGTGCAGGGTAGCACCTTCGAATGAAACGCGCCATtcaaagctccagcacttgacggagcatggagagttttctgggctcatgaaagtgagagtgctggttgcagcaggctgttagtgcagctgacgcttagcaacacccgccgctcCCAGcctgacattcggaatgataagaaataactATTCAATTCACCGAGCttgatgagcagcctttctcaggtgtcctttacgcggagacggaaacgaccAGATTTTGAgtctgaaacttttaaaaacgtccgtttataaatgcagtgctctctgtctcggagttacagtatgtaaatatttcatggacacAGCACAGTCAGTTCAGATCCACCTGCGGCGTCTCACATCGAACTAAATGTTGGGGCAAGTCATCATTTCCTCACACCCTCCCAGGGTGCGACAGAGGAGGCCAATTTTTCAGTCTCATTAAACCAGAGACTGTTGTTTTTGAGAAGGAATGAATCGAAAGCCGCTTTAGGTTTCAATTTTGCTCTGGCAGAATGCGATGCGTTGTTGCGTCATCGCGCAGGATCCTGGTCCTGAATGTTGTGAAAGTTTAATGAGATAAACAGCAAGATTCTGACAGAGTGGCAGGAGGTTGAAGATGCTGTGACCTTTTATCATTCCTGGCTTGATATAAGAATGTTTCTTGTCTTCCTGTTGACGCTGATGTTGGACCTTTCTCCCTCCAGGTCACCAAGTTCCTCCTGCCCGCAGCGGCCATCGCTGCGTGGCAGACAACACTAACCTGTATGTATTCGGAGGATACAACCCCGATTACGACCACCCGCTCTTCAGAGAGCTGTGGCGCTACCACTTTGCCACCGGCCGCTGGCGGCAGATCCAAACCGAGGGCTTCATGCCCAGAGAGCTGGCGTCCATGTCAGGTAccgccactctctctctctgcgccGGTGGAGGTGAGTGAGTCTGACGTGATGTGTCTCCAGCGGTCCTACATGGAAACAACCTGCTGGTGTTCGGAGGCACCGGAATACCGTTCGGAGAAAACAGCGGCAACGACGTTCACGTGTGCAACCTGAAGTACAAGCGCTGGTCGTTGCTGGACTGCCACGGGAAGAAGCCCAACAGGATTTATGGACAGGTAACCTTCACCTCCGGAAGGTGTTGCAGGCCAGCGAGCCTCAGGTGTTTGGCTTCTTCCAGGCCATGGTGATTATCAACGGTCTGCTCTACGTTTTCGGGGGCACGACGGGCTACATCTACAGCACGGATCTTCACCGGCTGGACCTCACCACGCGGGAGTGGATCCACCTGAAGCCCAACAACCGTCCGGACGATTTCCCGGAGGAGCGGTACTGCTGCTTCAGCTCATCTCTTTTGTCTGCCAGCGTTACCGGACCTGACCTTGTCGTGTCTCAGGTACAGGCACGAAATTGCACAAGATGGTGGGAGGATCTACATCCTgggaggcgggacttcctggaCGTCCTTTCCTCTAGACAAGGTACCGATGATGATAATGGTTGGTTTAGTTCTGGTTAGGCTACtaaaaaaagcatctgtgacTAGTGCTGTATtcaaaaaatcgattttccgattctgaatcgattcgtacatcaattccataaaatcgattcgtaggtccaaagatcggattaattaatttacgttttaacacatattccccgggtgaagtgcgcatgcgcacacctggaacaccaaagtcaaaacaacatgcctcctcacagtgccaacactagcaacgttcagacgcgcccaaaccaaaaatgcgctcgacaaaagcatagcaattagcacgtatgcctaatggaggtactggaagtgttgcagtgcagcGGAAATacgacccacctcacgagtcacgtgacgcgacatcacccagcgctcctgtccaagccatccaccgggccacaacaaatgaaactcgagcgggtaattctgcacgctctgtcaaaataactgaagcgattgcgggcttcatttgcaaagatatgcgcccgtcttccgtcgttgagaacgagggcttcaggcggctaatgaaagtaacagagccacactacgtTACGGtttctcgcaaacgtctgttatcccaaacatgcaccagtcagtaaaagaaaaggtgaaaagtaagcttcagtcagcagtcagggtgggcatcacaagtgatgcgtggacatcttcgcaatcttacgcaagtctgacaactcactatattgatgaggagtgggacctcttgtcgtacgtactacagaccacagagaactgtttacatactgaccaatgaccgtcaggttgctgtgaagtcagtcaccagcactctgtttacattttcagtggatcagaatatctttttttcattttgataataacataaaaatgcattagtattaaacagcatcatcttttgggtgaatgtttaatgtcatattatataataatgcaccagtcccatgagcagtcacatctggccttctgtgtctggatctttattatcatttactatgaatccttcattcatttcctgttgaatgtcaatatgatactagtattaatacgttaacttgtcatgtgattaaggcaacagctcagaaaatggtttaagtactaacctgaatcgagatcggatcggatcgaatcgaatcgaattgaatcgtgataatcgattctaagtcatgagaatcggaatcgaatcgattcttgaaattagaatcgatacccagccctatcTGTGACACAGGATTATTACCCGTTTTAAGTGAAATGTTCTTTTACTTCAGTAAATATTCTtcttgtccacttcaggccaccataGATGAAGCTTTAGCTTTAGCTAATCAGACTGAAACAAACAAGGTGCATGTTGTTTTTACGTCGTTGTCTCGAGTGAAGCGCTGATCTACGTGTCTCGGATGCGTGTGGCTGATGCGTTCACGAGTGGCGGAATTTTCTATACTACTGTACTCCCCCCAAACCAACGTGTACGGTCCCCTCGAAAGCGTTTAGAAACCAAATCCAAGATGGCGGACTACATTAATGCGCATTCTGTTCTGGAAAGATGAATCTTCGGCTCAGAATGTACTTTTCATTGTCGTCTCCGTGCCCCTCTTCTACACTTGCGTCACGCCACCTTCAGGTCAGGTGTGTGTACTACATAGCGACTTGCAGTGAGGCAGATTTATGTTTGAAGTGTCACATCATCAACAAGCTGCTGCACCTTAACCCAACTCTGTACCATTAAAAACGGTAGTATGGTCGACAGAGAAGTAAACGCTGGACG
This window contains:
- the klhdc10 gene encoding kelch domain-containing protein 10 isoform X2; the protein is MSAAGGDGDTNPLTVFQRVSSRPVHGDSPAGHQVPPARSGHRCVADNTNLYVFGGYNPDYDHPLFRELWRYHFATGRWRQIQTEGFMPRELASMSAVLHGNNLLVFGGTGIPFGENSGNDVHVCNLKYKRWSLLDCHGKKPNRIYGQAMVIINGLLYVFGGTTGYIYSTDLHRLDLTTREWIHLKPNNRPDDFPEERHEIAQDGGRIYILGGGTSWTSFPLDKIHAYNLETNSWEEITTKPHDKIGYPAPRRCHSCVQIRNDVFICGGYDGEMILADLWKINLQTFQWVKLPAAMPEPAYFHCAAVTPAGCMYIHGGVVNIQENRRTDSLFKIWLVVPSLLEHCWEKVLKAFPHFPSLSSRQLLNLGLTQELIERLR
- the klhdc10 gene encoding kelch domain-containing protein 10 isoform X1 produces the protein MSAAGGDGDTNPLTVFQRVSSRPVHGDSPAGHQVPPARSGHRCVADNTNLYVFGGYNPDYDHPLFRELWRYHFATGRWRQIQTEGFMPRELASMSAVLHGNNLLVFGGTGIPFGENSGNDVHVCNLKYKRWSLLDCHGKKPNRIYGQAMVIINGLLYVFGGTTGYIYSTDLHRLDLTTREWIHLKPNNRPDDFPEERYRHEIAQDGGRIYILGGGTSWTSFPLDKIHAYNLETNSWEEITTKPHDKIGYPAPRRCHSCVQIRNDVFICGGYDGEMILADLWKINLQTFQWVKLPAAMPEPAYFHCAAVTPAGCMYIHGGVVNIQENRRTDSLFKIWLVVPSLLEHCWEKVLKAFPHFPSLSSRQLLNLGLTQELIERLR